In Cololabis saira isolate AMF1-May2022 chromosome 1, fColSai1.1, whole genome shotgun sequence, the following proteins share a genomic window:
- the LOC133444475 gene encoding uromodulin-like, with translation MGVPGGVFFIILLHILTGETSGVFVSSCDSCHHEALCLASRERGDALQSNISCVCKDGFVGDGLTCYNTKLCSNSSCCRQGYNWSPSSGCVDIDECSLPDPPCSPPYTCSNTPGSFECLQLSGSRSGPSSQSVHFQCGNTVCPSGMDCIKNGGNNLQCADPCDHYTALHDDWRSINNTAGGKCDQHVDWQGWYRLFLGQTSAQIPETCTGENRCGTAASMWITEPHPMLSNTIVTRTVCSSWSGSCCYFASHIIHVKLCYANYYVYKLVQPSTCSLAYCADFSADFIEPPMQLVCGRNKLQVGLFVSSLAFSGLDPLSGHLANRNCSRVRVHGDVVWYEVEAQTGVCGNIMRSNDTHATYANSLFLYHANSKSFAPPERFFFSCSYPLHTDASLNVAIRPTLEWERGISGSGKKASAAMSLFRDSNYAETYPAGLVVLPVGSPLYVGISVDEIDPSFVAVLEDCFASHSSNPEDPMQYPLIQKKCPIDHQQVSVVESGSSLQARFSALLFLHQDEYRDIYLHCSLSLCDQRSSDCDPVCRSRSSRSVSSSAAVHPVTIGPIIWKK, from the exons ATGGGAGTTCCTGGTGGTGTATTTTTTATCATACTTTTGCACATTTTAACTGGAGAGACTTCAG GAGTGTTTGTTTCCAGCTGTGATTCGTGTCATCATGAAGCCCTCTGTTTGGCCTCAAGAGAGAGAGGCGACGCTCTCCAAAGCAATATCTCGTGTGTCTGTAAAGACGGCTTTGTAGGCGATGGTCTTACCTGCTACAATACAAAACTCTGCAGCAACTCTTCTTGCTGTCGCCAAGGCTACAATTGGTCACCAAGCAGTGGCTGTGTGGACATTGATGAGTGCTCCCTCCCAGATCCACCCTGCTCACCACCTTATACTTGCTCCAACACACCAGGCTCCTTTGAATGCCTGCAGCTCTCGGGTAGCAGATCAGGACCTTCTTCTCAGTCCGTCCATTTCCAATGTGGAAACACAGTTTGTCCTTCAGGCATGGACTGCATCAAGAATGGTGGGAATAATCTCCAGTGTGCTGACCCTTGTGACCACTACACCGCACTGCACGATGACTGGCGTTCAATAAATAACACAGCTGGTGGAAAATGTGATCAACATGTTGACTGGCAGGGCTGGTATCGCCTGTTTCTGGGACAAACCAGTGCTCAAATTCCAGAGACATGTACAGGTGAAAACAGATGTGGAACCGCTGCTTCCATGTGGATAACAGAGCCTCACCCCATGTTGTCTAATACAATTGTGACTCGCACCGTTTGCAGCTCCTGGAGTGGCTCTTGCTGCTATTTTGCTTCTCACATCATTCATGTTAAACTCTGTTATGCAAACTACTATGTCTACAAACTGGTGCAGCCATCCACATGCAGCCTTGCATATTGTGCAG ATTTCTCAGCAGATTTCATTGAGCCTCCCATGCAGCTTGTTTGTGGCCGAAATAAACTCCAAGTAGGACTGTTTGTGAGCAGCCTGGCGTTTTCTGGTTTAGACCCACTCTCTGGCCACCTGGCTAACCGCAACTGTTCCCGGGTCAGAGTCCATGGCGATGTTGTGTGGTATGAAGTGGAGGCCCAGACGGGTGTCTGTGGAAACATCATGAGA AGCAACGACACACATGCCACCTACGCCAACAGTTTATTCCTCTATCATGCAAACAGCAAATCCTTTGCTCCCCCTGAGAGATTTTTCTTCTCCTGCTCCTATCCCCTGCACACAGACGCCAGCCTGAATGTGGCTATAAGACCAACCCTAGA gtgggagaggggtaTTTCGGGCTCAGGTAAAAAAGCCAGTGCCGCCATGTCCCTGTTCCGGGACTCCAACTACGCTGAGACATATCCAGCAGGCCTCGTCGTCCTCCCAGTGGGTTCACCGTTGTATGTTGGCATCTCTGTAGATGAGATCGACCCCAGCTTTGTAGCTGTTCTGGAGGACTGCTTCGCCTCTCACTCATCAAACCCAGAAGATCCCATGCAGTACCCCCTCATCCAGAAGAA GTGTCCCATTGATCACCAGCAGGTGTCAGTGGTGGAAAGTGGCTCATCCCTCCAGGCTCGTTTCTCTGCTCTGTTGTTTCTCCACCAGGATGAATACCGAGACATATATCTTCACTGCAGCCTCAGCTTGTGCGACCAGAGAAGCTCCGACTGTGACCCA GTTTGTCGCAGCAGGTCATCTCGCTCTGTGTCCAGCTCTGCTGCTGTCCACCCCGTCACCATCGGACCAATAATCT ggaaGAAGTGA